TAACTCTCAGGACATCATTGTTAGGTTTGACAAGGGATtgaacagaagaaattcGTTCCCctttgttcaagatctgGGGGAAACTAATTTaaacttgttggagttgacaTACGAAGGAGGTGCGGAGATCTGCAAGAAGTCGACTTTAGTGAGGCGCCATAGCCATTcgattcttcaagaatacGACTCTGATTTGATCACTTTAGAAAAGGTTTCGGTCAATTACTTGAATGATATGAAGTGTTTGATAGAGTCTGACATTTACAAAAAAAGCCTTCAAGAGGAAAATTCTGGTATGAATAACCTGActcttgaaaagaagtatAAGAATTTGGACAGTGATCTtcagaagttgaagtcaaatAACAAGCAGTTGTGCACTAGTAAAGCCAAACTACACAATGAAGATTTACCAAGTGTAATTGAGGCAAACATGAGAAATCTTTCTCCTAACATTGACAGACTCGTATATGAGTCAAGAATCATTATCAAACGGATCAATGAACTCGAACAAAACTCCAAAATATTAAAAGCAAAATCTAAAGATCAAAGTTACACCAAGATAAATAATATCGTCAACGACTTGATTTACCTGCACCGGTTTCACCGAGTATTCAAAAACCAAGAAGAGAGAACAGAAATTTTACTCAAACTAACCGGGGGcaatgaagaaatggtCCAAATGGTTGAACGTGAAATAAAccatgaagaagaatcagCAGGATTCTTTCGAATCTTTGTGATGTTCTTGTGGGAAATGATCATTTTGATATTTCAGCTATTCAAGTTTGATAGGTCAAAGATGAATCTTGATAGAATCAGGCAAACTTGGGTAAAGCTTGATCCTAATAGGAAATATATTAATAGGGCATACGAATTCGTGGGGTATGAACCTACTGGATCCAGTGAAAGCGGATCTCGAAGTTCAAGGAGAGGATCTACTTTCAGCTCCTCTGGTACCGTCAACGAAGACTAAAAAAGGGCATAGCATTGTAGATATAGGTGAATAATTCTACAGACATTAATACAAAGGCAACGTAATAATTCATGAACTAACAAAAGTATGATGTATCTGGTTGAGTTTCTGTATGATTTGATTTAGGTTCTCTTGATATTCAGTTGACAGGAGGATTTCGTAGTTCTGTTCGATTTGCTTGCGTAATTGCTCCATTAACAACTCCacactttgaagatttttcttcatctccacGTTGTTGATATGTAAGGACAAAATGTTcagcttcaaaaagtcatcCACATAGTGAACAACTCGGTTATTGATTGCCGTATAAtcatctttggtgattttaGGCTTATTTTCCATGTACTCCTTCACGCTGTACACCATTTCGGAATTATGATTGACCAACTCGGAAATCTTCTGTCGTATATACTCCTGTTTCTGAATATCCATAACCAATTGCAGCCTTTGTACTTCGAGGTTTCGAATCATTTGCGTTTCGGCATCAACTGAAGTCTGTGACTGGGAGTTTCCGTTCCCATTAATTGTTCTAACCTCTCTCAAAAACCCCGGGAGTTCGTTCTCTGGAACCAATTTTTTCGACAAACGTTCCAAGGTTTCCACCTGTGTGGTGGTATCCAGGAGCTGTgtggccaagttggagatcAAGTCGCCCAACTTCAGGCCGATATCGCCAAATTCCTCCATGAGTAGCCTCTTCCGTCAATAGCTATGGGGCGCGCATTCCGGGTAAACGCACTCGACTGATGATAATGGAAAAACAAAATTCAAGTCTCAAATCGAAACGACAGCAACACGTCTGGATAGAAAAGTAATTGTTTTTCATCTATCTGACGATATCATATTGATCTCGCTATCTCTAGAACTGTGATCCTAAGTGTCAGCCCAAATCGATCAATcttgaaatcattcaaTCTTCGATCCAATTCACAAATCACACAACTACAAATAAAAAATACTCAACAATGGTTACAATTGGTAACGCCcatgatgatttgattcATGATGCAGTTTTGGATTACTACGGTAAGAGATTGGCGACCTGTTCTTCAGATAATACCATCAAGTTATTTGACATCGAAGGTGAATCCTATaaattggtggaaactTTGGTGGGCCACGAAGGTCCTGTGTGGCAAGTTTCCTGGGCCCATCCCAAATTCGGGTCCATTTTGGCCTCCTGCTCCTATGATGGCAAAGCTTTGATCTGGAaagaacaaccagaaaCTAGACAATGGTCAATTATAGCTGAACATAAGGTTCATCAAGCTAGTGTTAATTCGGTATCTTGGGCTCCTCATGAATTGGGAGCCGTGTTATTatgctcttcttctgatggAAAAGTCTCCgtggttgatttcaaagatgaCGGAACCTCATCGCATGTTATATTCGATGCTCACGCTATAGGAGTGAACTCTGCATCATGGGCTCCAATTACTAGTGTTGATTCCAAGTCTCCAACACCTGAAAGAAAGTTTGTCACTTGTGGATCAGACAATTTGGCTAAGATTTGGAAATTCAGTGCCAAGGACAATAAGTacgttgaagaagccaGATTGGAAGGTCACAGTGATTGGGTTCGGGATGTATCCTGGTCTCCGTCGGTTTTAATTCGGTCTTACATTGCAACTGCCTCTCAAGACCGTACGGTGTTGATTTGGAGCCAAGACAAATCTGGAAAATGGCAGAAACAACTTTTGACCGATGAAAAATTCCCAGACgtttgttggagatgttCATGGTCTTTGTCGGGCAATATATTAGCAGTATCGGGAGGTGATAATAAGGTCAGCTTGTGGAAAGAAAATTTACAAGGAAAATGGGAGTCCGCCGGAGAAGTGGATCAGTAAGTTGTATAATGAATGCCCAATAGTATAATGCCCCAACAGATGAGCCAAATAACCCTCGAATCCAAAAAAACCTAAATTAGAGTATTTAGAGTGTCAAAATAGTAATAATATCAGTTATTCATACCTATAATTGGTTGATCGTAGCTTCAAAGATCTTTTGCACATCCTTGGATGCTTCATTGGCAGCTTCCAAGACTTCTTCATGATTGGCCATTCCCTCATCTAGCCTCACTGGGCTCTCGTCTAAGGCACTGGGAGgtttttcaccaactccaacgtTTGTAATTAATGATAAAGCCAACACTTTCAATTGACTATGACGGGCTACAACAACCTCGGGGACAGTGGACATCCCCACCGCATCACCACCTAAAGTTCTAATCATTCTTACTTCCGCTCTCGATTCATAAGTTGGTccggctgcaaaaaagtAGACTCCTTCATGAACAGTTCTATCAattcccaacttcttcttggatttaAAGAAAAGTCGTCTCAAATCGAAATCATAGGCATCAGATAAAGGTAAAAATCTAGGTCCATACTCAACTAAATTAGGTCCTCTTAAAGCATTAAACCCAGCAAATCCCGGGAAATTGATATGGTCGTTGATAAGCATTAAGTCTCCTACTTTGAAGTCACTATTGACCCCACCAGCTGCAtttgtcaccaccaccgtTTCAATGTCAATTGCCTTGGCTAATCTTATAGGAAAGGTGGTTTCTTGGAAGGTGTATCCTTCATAAAAATGTAATCTTCCGACCATACACATAACTGGAACCTTGTTATCACCTATTAACCCAAACACCAATTTACCAGCATGTCCGGAGACAGTTGAAGATTTAAAACCAGGAATCTCTTCATACCTAAGTTCAATCCGGGGTTCTTGTAAGATATTCACTATTCCTCCCAAACCGGATCCACAGATGATCATCACACGGGGCTTCCTCAATTGCTCATATTTTAGTAGCTTGGCTTTTACCGTGTTTGCTGCTTCCTCAATAGTTATGGAGTATTCATTAACATCAAATATGCCTGAGCTCATGATGAATCAAAGATAGAGCTTTTCAGAACCGCGAGTTTTTAGATGCAAATATCTATTAATGCTGTATATACTACAATTATTTTGATTGCTGCTGATTTATCCTGTTGGACTTCTTAGAGTATTCGAGATGCTGTTCCCGAGATTGCACCTGCTGTGAGTGTGACTTCTGATGAATGTCATCACTGAAGATTTCACTTCCTGGAGAGGAACTGTGGGTCCCAAGCCGTTTATTTTGGTACAACGATAACACCAGGTTTGTTGTATCATTACGGGTGGCTTCAGGTTGAGGTGAATCACTCTTGTAGTTTGGGTGATGCTTGTGTAGGTTTCttatttcatcttcaataatttcAAGACTagcttcatccaaaaaaGTATCGAGCTTATCGTCAGAAGAGCTCTTTGTTGCAAGTAAAGGAGACGACGGCATGGTTGTAGTCACCAGTTTGGTCTTATTCAATCGTGGTGATCTTCTGGTACTGAAGGTCTTCATTTGTGGTAAGCCAGGGTGAACTTTCAGACCTTTACTGTCTCTTACATTTGAACCACTCTTAGATGGAATTGTGTCATTATTGGATTCATGCTTGGACATGCTCGTATCAAGAGGAGTCACTTGATCTTTGGGCGTAGGATTTTCACCAAACAAACTATTCATCCATTCATTGTGATGGTCAATTGGACTGGATCTTTGAGTCGGAGGTGCATGATTGAAAGATCTAATGATcatcttttcaaaatcatctgTCCCATTCCTAGCAGGAGAACTCGAATTATGGAATTGGGTAACGTCAATTGGAGGACAGTTTTCTTTATCATCACTACCTTGGTCAATGTTAATCACTCTCGTGTTCGATTTTGTGGCCATCATAGGCGGTGTTACGTCTTGCAAATCTTGAGGTAATGGGTCAATATCTGTTAAAGGCCCACCAaaattgttcaactggTTAATGAAGTCACTCAAATCGTTTTGAGTACCAAATCTTGTGTTCTGGATAACTTGATTTATTTCGGAAGGAGTATGAGATGGTGTAGCAAACTTATGACTGGCCATAGACAccattggagaagatgCAATTTGACCAGGTCTTCTGTTTGGAGCCTGGAAATGCTTATCATGAAACctgaattcttcatcacccTTGTCTACCTTGTCCTCTTCCTGACCTTccctttcttctctttccTTTAATTCTCTCTTGTATTTTTGCTGCTTGAGGTATTTCTTCACAACTGCTTCTGGCCTCATGAAACCCTTGTTACGTAAAAATAAGTAACAAGCATTACACAAAGGTCCGAACATTCCTTCGtagttcttcttgttgaattctttgGAGTTTCGGATTTCAAAATAATTAGGATGGAAATTCATTTCAAAGTATCTCCATGTTATACTTTCTTCTGTTACACAATTGGGGTTCACACATAACAAACCATGATTCTCTGGTAATTTGGTGCCCGGAATAGTATGGGTTTTCTTGCTGTctaaatcttcaagatcagGTAAAGAATGGAACCCATGCTTTCTATCGTTACTAGGTTTGTATGGTGGTTGTTGTGGTGTATAAGGAGAATTGTCAGCTTCTACTGCATCTTCAATgtcgtcttcgtcatcttcatcttccgCATCCACTGTTTGAGCGCTGTTTTCATTATATTCGGTATCATCAGTGTCACTGGATCCTTCTTCATGTATGGGAgatgatatcatcaatggaGTATGTCTGTTTGTGAccattgatcttgttctCATGGCTCTCATAGGTTCAATCATAGAATTGGATCTGGTAGCTACTGACGCACCACTAGCTCCTGAAGCATATCCTCTGACTTGGTTTTGATAAGACTGTTTTCTTCTCCTCAAAACCTTGGGCTTGGCAATCACCTgagcatccacaaaagatGCCAGCTTAAACCGATCCAATACGCTTTGTGGATCATACTTTGAAGGAGTGTTGAGCTTGTCAGCATTTCTTATACTGTACATGTGGTTATTGTAGATTTGAGGAAATGCTGGTAAAGACTTGGTTCTGGTGGCCTTTACTGGAGCAGTGTAACTACTTCTCTGGGCCTTTTGTTGTCTGTATTCATTTGAAAGATCCACTTCGGCAGACCGTTTcagttgttgttgttgcagttGTGACTGTTGTTGGGAAATCTTAGGAGTGGCAGAAGCTGAAGAGTGTTCTCTCTCAATCGTATGTAATTTCAACCTTATTTCCAATGTAAGGGAAGACGAATCACTCTTCTTACCAAATAAAAAGTTTGCAGAGACATTCTGACAAACCCTGCCAGGTATCAACGTGGATTCTGAATCCTGAAGCAATTCTGAAAAAATTCCATGAGATACAAAAGGTTCGTCCGGTTGTTCCGTCAAATCCTTGTAGTAAACAGCATAGTCATGCGTTTGCAAATGGAAATTTTCGGGTGAGCTTGTTATGATCTGTTTGATACAATGTTTCAAGTCGAAGCCTCCCAACATAATTAGTTCATCCACCATGGTATTTGTGGGGATTTCGGCCACTCTGACGTTGTGCATACCACTAGATCGTGATAAGAACACAGTGGGATTATCATTGAAGGAATACAAGACTTTCACTTgcattcttctttgttcaacatcaccatccatttgtgtttttgtggtttgaAAGGGTTTTTATGGTTTGATTAAAAGGGGGGTCTCTCACAGTGAATAATACGTGGCTTTATGAGCTGGGTGAGTTATGTTATAGTTGGGCAACAACTGTGTGATGGGTATAATAAATAAAGTCAAAGCCCTATGGATGGTACAACTAGTAAGTGGAGGAAAAAATAAACAACTGGAAGCCATACAAAACAAAATAAAAAAGATCGGTTACCGGATACAGGAAACACAGCGCTTTGCAATCACGAGAATCCCTTACTAACCAACCTACTTTGAGTATGTGTGTGTGTGGAAAAATATTCGAGTCTCGCTATCACAAATTGCACCTCTCAGAAAATGCGAAAGTAAACATAGAGACTCGTACATTTGGCGTTTCAATTTAATCATCGCGTCGCGATGGATTTTTTGCAGTAATTCTACAGGAGCTTTAGGAATGATTTTTACCTGTTTAGGGGGAGGCACCGAAACGTCAACGAGGTCGAATCGAAGTTTACCTTGTGCTTGTATGTATGTACATGTATTTGGATTGTCTGCCGGAGGCTGAAATCCATGTTTTAATCGAGTCCAATAAGCCGTTCAATTTCTTTCATATTGGGCCCAGCAATAGCTTTGGCCTTTTCCCGGCCCTTGTTCGTTACCTGTTCAAGGTACGCCACATCCGACATGAGGTCATCAAAAATATGCCGTTTGGGTTTGAACTCCTCCACAATCATCTCTGTCACGTGATCCTTCAATTGCTTGTGGTCCTTGACCCaatcaagatctttgacAGTTTCGTCAATCGACTTTCTGGACAACCCTGACACtatgttgatcaagttcgACACCCCGGGCCTATTTTCAGGATCAAAATACACCTTTCCTTGGATGGAATCGGTGGCTGCTTTGCGGATTTTTTTTGCAATGGAATCTGGTGTCTCAGTAATATATATACAAGAGTTCTGGTCGGCATCAGACTTTGACATTTTCTTGCTGGGGTTCTTTAAAGAGAGAATCTTCTTGGTGGGTGTCAAAACAGACTTGGGAATAGGGAAAAAATCCGTTTTGTAGGTGCTGTTGAAGGCCTGAGCGATGGTTCTGGTCAACTCTAAATGTTGGGCTTGGTCCTCGCCCACCGGCACATGGGTGGATTTGTAGATGAGCACGTCGGCCGACTGCAATATGGGGTACGTGAATACTCCTGCCTTGGTCTTCCCCATGGTTTCCAAATCGCTAATAGAGCTCATCTCATCAACCTTGGACTTCAGCTTCCATTGAGTCATCCGGTTCAATGCTCCCATACTCGTGAGACAAGTGAGCACCCACGAAAGCTGGGCATGCTCGGGGACACTCGACTGGTGATAAATGATACATCTTTCTGGACTTATACCTGTTGCCAAAAGACTGGCAATAGCTTCGTGTCTAgcatttttcaacacctgttGGTCTTTAACCGACGTTAACGCATGCAAGTCTGCCGTGCCAAAGATGTACCGAGTGCTGGGGTCCTCATCGGCCTGAGATATATCTTTCCAATTCGAAACAGCGCCTAGGTAGTTTCCCAAGTGTATTTTTCCAGTTGGCTGAATAAGGGAAAAAACAGTCGACCCGGACGgaaacttcttggtttctGTAACTGTAGCAGTTGTAAACATTCTGGTCAGCTTTATGCATGGCACCAAGGTCCCAACCACCCGCGTGGTGTATTTGGTTATCATGGCGTGCTCAAACAGGTGTGGGATGTTCCTGAAAAAAATCCAATGCGAAAGAGACTACAGAGATTAGATTTGTGTGCATTTACTGTCATAGATCTGATACTGTCGTATATTACATTCATTGATACCGCATGTCGGGAGAGGCGAGAATTAAGCTCCGGGAAATCCTGGTATGGTCTTATGCAAAAATATTGATAAAAGTTTActtttctctcttcttATCATCATCTGTTTTGGCAACGGGGGCATCCATCACGAATCCTCCCGGCTTGTTATATATGTCCACtccattcttcaacaaccgtttctccaacttgttccTCTGGAGTTCTCTCCATCTATTCAACTGCGAGTAGTCATGTAGTTTGAACCCAAATACCTTAGGGGTATAACACCTTCTATCATGAACAGGTATGGCCTGAGGaaagttttggaagaacaTGGCCGGAAAAGAAGTGCCAAAGTATGCCCCATCAATCACCGAGTGTCGGCCGGATTTGGGGTTATAAAAATCTTCACATTTTGCACAATATAATTTGATTGATGCCAATCTTGGTTGATCATTCAACCCTACTGGTAATAATGGATGTAACTGACAGTTGACTCGGGGACAATATCCAAAGTCCCCCTTACGGTATTTTTCGAACATCTTGTTCAATCCTCTTGACGTTAAGATGTACCTAGCATGTATCAATCCATACAATATTCTGGCATTGTGCTCAAGAGTCTCTCGTTGTTCTTCGTCCTGCAGCTCTAAGTCAATCACGTCTGTTATTATGTCTATCAATGTCGGCAACTTGTTCACTTCTTGGTTTAAGCCAGTAAGATTAAATCTGTCTCGAATATATTCCTCATCAATGTCACAAAAGTATTCGTTCCCCTTGATTCCAAGGAATAAATCTATCCAATATTCGGTGAAGTCCGAGCTTGAATCGGTGTaaaactcttcttcaactccgTTGGCCATGATTTATCGACAACGTATACCGGGTGTAATATGGGAGGGTTCTCCTTTTTCAGGGCGTTGGCGTCTGGTTAAAAAatctcatcatcaaataGTGCGAACCTACAAGATGTTTTGTTTTGTGCGAGTTCGAACCTCTTTGAATTTAAATATACCTAAAACCCATGAGAGTGTTGGTTTATCCACATACGTTGCATGGAGGTGAGGTCCATACCCTCGGTATTAACAACTCCAATACCCATCTCTTATCAGCTGGGAAAGATGGAACCATTTCAGTATGGAATGTGTCGGACTTtgtgaagttcaataaaGTCGACTACTCAGAAATAAAAGCTAATCTTGAAAACCACACATTTCAACAAAATTACACATACCATACGTCGCCAGTAAAAACAGTGGTTTGGTCGCctgttgatgatgatgcaTTTATCTCAGGTGATGCCAATGGCACGATTTATATGAATaatgtcaagaagaacgagCCCGCCAAGGTATATCCTTTCAGACAAAATGAGCAAGCTTCTGCCATAGTAGACTTGACATGGTCTGTTGACGGCCGTTTGATATGTTGGAGTACTGTCGATGGCAAAGTACACATTCTTGATCTCACTCGTCGAActtatcaagaacttaCTCTGCTCGTGAAGGCTGAAAAATTGGTACCTCAAAGAAGCCTTGCATTTGATCCTACAAACAAATACCTCATCAccgttggtgatgatacAGTGATCTATATCTATCAATTTCAGTACATTCCCCACTCCAAAAACTACCAattcaagattttgcaTCACATAACCAGATTGATAAATGAACCCAATATTCATGTCAACTATAGCCGAATTTCATGGTCTCCAGGTGGTGAGTTTGTTTCTATACCGAGTTCGAGCAAGAATAAAACTACTTTAATCACCATTCTTTCCAAACTCCTGGGTTGGTCCAACTCCTTCAGCTTGGTTGGACATGGAACTGAGTGTGAAGTGGTAAGATTTAGTCCCcaagtgtttgaaaaactcgAACCAGAGGACTCAGTAGCGACTACACAAAATGAAATTCCCACTGAGATCAAGGATCTTGGATTCTCCAATGTAATAGCCACATCTGGATCCGACCAAACTTTAGCATTATGGAATACCAGTAAGCGGTCTCCaatttttgttcttcaagatgcTGTCAAAGGTGCAATAGTAGATATATGCTGGGAGCGTAATGGGAGATCTTTGTTTCTTGCTTCAATGGATGGAAACATCACTGTGGTgacatttgaagaaaaagagttGGGAATACCGCTTACAGACGAAAAGATAAAGGAATTAACCGTACCGGATCCTATTGATCCTAAATCTTTCAACACTAAGATTGAACAGTCCAGTGGTTCTAGAAGAACTAATAACACTGTAGATATTTTGGAAGGCAAAGATGCAATTTCTGCTGATGTTCATGATAACAAACCGACTGAAGAGCAAATTCCCAAATCCAATGAAGTCAACGGAAAACAAGACTTAGTAACTGAGAATATCATAGCCAGTTTCACGCCCGATGTAATTCCCCCTCCAGATTTGACTAATGCCAACactgttgatgatattctTGACTCAGCTATGGAAGTCAGAGCGTCTAGGAGCTCATCTTCTGCGATGAAGAGCtcttctccttctagtAATGGCCATACTAATGGTGCTGTTTCCAAGGGAAGCTCTTCAAAAGATAACAAAAACTCCAGCAATGGAACACTTGTTAATAAGCTTGAGGTGAGCAAACAAAAGGTCACCACCAAGAATGGTAAAAAGAGAATCCAACCAGTCCTTGTCAGTGGTAATAAGGACGCTTCAAATAATAATTCCATTCAAAATACCATTGAAGTAAAAATCGGATCTAAAACGGGATCAGTTCCCAAACACATGATGGAACTTGATAAACCCTCATTCAACGTTTCCGACGAATTCTACAAACAAGTAAAGAGACAAAAAGTCAATGAcgataccaccaaaaagcAGAAACGAGAACTTGAACCAGTTAAATTCATTGGCTCAGTGGTGGTCAATCCGAATACTACTTTCTCCAAAACAAGACTCGCAACTCCTAAGGTGAGACTTG
The window above is part of the Yamadazyma tenuis chromosome 4, complete sequence genome. Proteins encoded here:
- the MSW1 gene encoding Tryptophan--tRNA ligase, mitochondrial (EggNog:ENOG503NUPK; COG:J) codes for the protein MFTTATVTETKKFPSGSTVFSLIQPTGKIHLGNYLGAVSNWKDISQADEDPSTRYIFGTADLHALTSVKDQQVLKNARHEAIASLLATGISPERCIIYHQSSVPEHAQLSWVLTCLTSMGALNRMTQWKSKSKVDEMSSISDLETMGKTKAGVFTYPILQSADVLIYKSTHVPVGEDQAQHLELTRTIAQAFNSTYKTDFFPIPKSVLTPTKKILSLKNPSKKMSKSDADQNSCIYITETPDSIAKKIRKAATDSIQGKVYFDPENRPGVSNLINIVSGLSRKSIDETVKDLDWVKDHKQLKDHVTEMIVEEFKPKRHIFDDLMSDVAYLEQVTNKGREKAKAIAGPNMKEIERLIGLD
- the HIR2 gene encoding Protein hir2 (COG:B; EggNog:ENOG503NY80), which encodes MRVLVYPHTLHGGEVHTLGINNSNTHLLSAGKDGTISVWNVSDFVKFNKVDYSEIKANLENHTFQQNYTYHTSPVKTVVWSPVDDDAFISGDANGTIYMNNVKKNEPAKVYPFRQNEQASAIVDLTWSVDGRLICWSTVDGKVHILDLTRRTYQELTSLVKAEKLVPQRSLAFDPTNKYLITVGDDTVIYIYQFQYIPHSKNYQFKILHHITRLINEPNIHVNYSRISWSPGGEFVSIPSSSKNKTTLITILSKLSGWSNSFSLVGHGTECEVVRFSPQVFEKLEPEDSVATTQNEIPTEIKDLGFSNVIATSGSDQTLALWNTSKRSPIFVLQDAVKGAIVDICWERNGRSLFLASMDGNITVVTFEEKELGIPLTDEKIKELTVPDPIDPKSFNTKIEQSSGSRRTNNTVDILEGKDAISADVHDNKPTEEQIPKSNEVNGKQDLVTENIIASFTPDVIPPPDLTNANTVDDILDSAMEVRASRSSSSAMKSSSPSSNGHTNGAVSKGSSSKDNKNSSNGTLVNKLEVSKQKVTTKNGKKRIQPVLVSGNKDASNNNSIQNTIEVKIGSKTGSVPKHMMELDKPSFNVSDEFYKQVKRQKVNDDTTKKQKRELEPVKFIGSVVVNPNTTFSKTRLATPKVRLGFSISSAIENDESFVLDVKNGSGNDARPSRITYFRKDKQIWTDFIPKFIHLVSEGSSFWAVSTNDGTVLTYSHTSGKRLLPPIVLGSPLSFLESHGKFLMAVTNIGELYVWDIDAKKLHLNSPSGVNVLLENNTKYLDEGLSRSDKITLCSITSVGIPLITLSNGSGYLFNIDLGAWQTITESWWAFGSHYWNSLSGENGNRPQSANLFGNEEDGESIMSLLENKTNEEIIRGSRTGRGKFFNKISKNMMMKEGFENLENTISVSHLENRILCCEILGEKKDFHEFFISYVKRICELGLKAKVFEICSQLLGPEAAEEDEDEDEIIETTWDPKICGLDKHELLKEVILNCSQLRDSQRILTYFAQKIGLL
- the PNP1 gene encoding Purine nucleoside phosphorylase (EggNog:ENOG503NYZ0; COG:F); translated protein: MSSGIFDVNEYSITIEEAANTVKAKLLKYEQLRKPRVMIICGSGLGGIVNILQEPRIELRYEEIPGFKSSTVSGHAGKLVFGLIGDNKVPVMCMVGRLHFYEGYTFQETTFPIRLAKAIDIETVVVTNAAGGVNSDFKVGDLMLINDHINFPGFAGFNALRGPNLVEYGPRFLPLSDAYDFDLRRLFFKSKKKLGIDRTVHEGVYFFAAGPTYESRAEVRMIRTLGGDAVGMSTVPEVVVARHSQLKVLALSLITNVGVGEKPPSALDESPVRLDEGMANHEEVLEAANEASKDVQKIFEATINQL
- the CKB2 gene encoding casein kinase 2 regulatory subunit (COG:D,K,T; EggNog:ENOG503NWRA); translated protein: MANGVEEEFYTDSSSDFTEYWIDLFLGIKGNEYFCDIDEEYIRDRFNLTGLNQEVNKLPTLIDIITDVIDLESQDEEQRETLEHNARILYGLIHARYILTSRGLNKMFEKYRKGDFGYCPRVNCQLHPLLPVGLNDQPRLASIKLYCAKCEDFYNPKSGRHSVIDGAYFGTSFPAMFFQNFPQAIPVHDRRCYTPKVFGFKLHDYSQLNRWRELQRNKLEKRLLKNGVDIYNKPGGFVMDAPVAKTDDDKKREK
- the SEC13 gene encoding GTPase-activating protein S13 (COG:U; EggNog:ENOG503NU25) — encoded protein: MVTIGNAHDDLIHDAVLDYYGKRLATCSSDNTIKLFDIEGESYKLVETLVGHEGPVWQVSWAHPKFGSILASCSYDGKALIWKEQPETRQWSIIAEHKVHQASVNSVSWAPHELGAVLLCSSSDGKVSVVDFKDDGTSSHVIFDAHAIGVNSASWAPITSVDSKSPTPERKFVTCGSDNLAKIWKFSAKDNKYVEEARLEGHSDWVRDVSWSPSVLIRSYIATASQDRTVLIWSQDKSGKWQKQLLTDEKFPDVCWRCSWSLSGNILAVSGGDNKVSLWKENLQGKWESAGEVDQ
- a CDS encoding uncharacterized protein (EggNog:ENOG503PQE1), yielding MEEFGDIGSKLGDLISNLATQLSDTTTQVETLERLSKKLVPENELPGFLREVRTINGNGNSQSQTSVDAETQMIRNLEVQRSQLVMDIQKQEYIRQKISELVNHNSEMVYSVKEYMENKPKITKDDYTAINNRVVHYVDDFLKSNILSLHINNVEMKKNLQSVELLMEQLRKQIEQNYEILSSTEYQENLNQIIQKLNQIHHTFVSS
- a CDS encoding uncharacterized protein (EggNog:ENOG503P7WI), whose protein sequence is MDGDVEQRRMQVKVLYSFNDNPTVFLSRSSGMHNVRVAEIPTNTMVDELIMLGGFDLKHCIKQIITSSPENFHLQTHDYAVYYKDLTEQPDEPFVSHGIFSELLQDSESTLIPGRVCQNVSANFLFGKKSDSSSLTLEIRLKLHTIEREHSSASATPKISQQQSQSQQQQSKRSAEVDLSNEYRQQKAQRSSYTAPVKATRTKSLPAFPQIYNNHMYSIRNADKLNTPSKYDPQSVLDRFKSASFVDAQVIAKPKVLRRRKQSYQNQVRGYASGASGASVATRSNSMIEPMRAMRTRSMVTNRHTPLMISSPIHEEGSSDTDDTEYNENSAQTVDAEDEDDEDDIEDAVEADNSPYTPQQPPYKPSNDRKHGFHSLPDLEDLDSKKTHTIPGTKLPENHGLLCVNPNCVTEESITWRYFEMNFHPNYFEIRNSKEFNKKNYEGMFGPLCNACYLFLRNKGFMRPEAVVKKYLKQQKYKRELKEREEREGQEEDKVDKGDEEFRFHDKHFQAPNRRPGQIASSPMVSMASHKFATPSHTPSEINQVIQNTRFGTQNDLSDFINQLNNFGGPLTDIDPLPQDLQDVTPPMMATKSNTRVINIDQGSDDKENCPPIDVTQFHNSSSPARNGTDDFEKMIIRSFNHAPPTQRSSPIDHHNEWMNSLFGENPTPKDQVTPLDTSMSKHESNNDTIPSKSGSNVRDSKGSKVHPGLPQMKTFSTRRSPRLNKTKSVTTTMPSSPLLATKSSSDDKLDTFLDEASLEIIEDEIRNLHKHHPNYKSDSPQPEATRNDTTNSVLSLYQNKRLGTHSSSPGSEIFSDDIHQKSHSQQVQSREQHLEYSKKSNRINQQQSK